The window GTTCCTATTGGGCCTATCATATCGGTAGCCGATGCGCACATCATTTGACAGCCTGCAAGACGGTCTTCTTCATCGAAAAGTACCTTTATAAAGCCTACATCGTGTCCCGATAAAACGGATTTTCCGTTTGAGCCCATAGGCACCTTACCGATTTTTACGGTTATGCCTTTCGCTTCAGCTTCTTTTCCGAAAGCCCGACGGCCGCAATTTCCGGAGAGCAATAAACGCAAGACGGAATGATATCGTTTTTTCTTTTTTGCAGTTGCCTGTTAAATTTTCTATAACCAAGCTTCCCTGGTTTTCCGCATTATGTGCAAGCATAACATTTCCCTTTACGGCATCTCCTATTGCAAAAATTCCTTGTATATTCGTCTGCATAAACTTATCCGTAATAATTCCTCTCTTATCGAATTCGATACCGGCATTTTCCAAACCTATATTGTTAATTTCCGCAATACGTCCGATACAAACTATTACCGCATCGGCTGTAATTTTTTCTTCCTTTTCTTTTAGAGTAAAGGTGCAGCCGGTTTTTTCAATCTTTGTAACAGCCGCTCCGTTTATTATTTTTACACCCTGTTTTTTTAAAACAAGAGCTTGCTGCATTGCCAAGTCTCTGTCGAAGGGCGGAAGGATTGTTTTTTCAAGTTCTACAACGGTAACTTCTTTGCCGAGCTTTGCGTACATGGTTGCGAATTCAATGCCGATAACTCCGCCGCCTATGATAATTACGCTTTTAAAATCTACGGGTGAAGAAGCTAAAATATCATCGGAGGTAAGAGCGTTTTCGATTCCGCTTATAGGCGGTGCGAATACGGAAGAACCGGTTGCAATAATCAAATTTTTAAATTGAAGAGTTTGCCCGTTTACTTCCACGGAAGATTTTGAGGTAATTTTTCCTTCTCCGTTAAAAAATTCGACGCCGGCATTTTCTATAAGTTTTTCAATACCGTTTACAAGTTTTTCTACAACGGCATTCTTTTTTTCATAAACGGTATTTATATCGTATTTTAAATTTTCTCCTGAAAGACCCAAATCGTTTTTTGCAAAACTTCCGAATACTTCTGCGGTATGAAGAAGGTATTTTGTAGGAATACAGCCCCTGTTAAGACAGGTTCCTCCAAGTTTATTTTTTTCGATAAGAGCGGTTTTTAAACCGGCTCTTCCCGCTTTTATAGCGGCAACATAACCGCCCGGGCCTCCGCCCAAAACAAGTACATCATACATATAAAACTCCTATGTGTAAGAGTATACATTATAAAGGTAATAATTACAAGAGAAGTCAAAAAGATTTAAGGATAAGAAATTTTAAAAGCCTGAACCTCTCTCGGGATATCGAGAAAAGGGTCAGGCTTAAAATCGGCTAAGCTCTGCCTGCCGAAACTCCTCTTGCAATTGCAGATACGAATTCGTTTTCGTACCATTCCTGCGAGAAGGGGAAGTGGTTTCGCAAAACAGGTCGGAGTTTCATCTCTACCTTTTCTTTGCAATCTTCACACACATCGTATTCACGAATATGCCAGTAGGTTCTTCCCTTAATTGGTTTTACTAATTCTTTACCGCAAATATCACAGCTTAATGTTTTCATCGTTACACTCCTTATGACGATTAATATTCACAATTATACTACATTTTACCTTATTTTTCATACTTTGTCGAGTAAAAAAGGCATTTTTTTACGGGTTTTTATTGAATTTTGATTAAAGTATTATGTAAAAATGCCTTTTTTTATAAAAATAAAAGCTCTTTTTTTTCGATTGTACGTATTTTAATTTTTTTATAAGGAGCTTAGTTTAACCGCTTTAAATTTATAGAGCATTTTATAAAAACGGAAATTTTATATTTTTATTTATATATTTTTTTAATTTAATATAAGATTGATTTTAAAGCCTATTGCTTTGACACACAAAAAAATGTATATTTAAATATTGTAAAACACCAATTCAGGCGTTTTATCTATTGGAGCATAAATGTTTACAGTTTTATCAAAGAGCCTGCGGGAGTATAAAAGTACTTCGATTTTTGCCGTTTTGCTTACGATTACGGAAGTTGTTTTTGAAATAATAATTCCCGTATGTATGTCCCGTTTAATCGATTTCGGTATTGAGCGGGGCAGTATGTATACGGTATTTAAATACGGTGCGGCTCTTTTAGTTTTCGCTCTTATTCAATTAACTACCGGTGTTTTTTCATCGGTTACGGCGGCAAAGGCCGCCTGCGGGTTTGCCGCAAATTTACGGCAGGATATGTACGATAAGGTACAGACCTTTTCTTTTGCAAACATCGATAAATTTTCCACCTCATCTATTATTACAAGGCTTACCACCGATGTGACTAACGTGCTTAACTCTTATCAAATGCTTGTAAAAATTGCAATACGGGCTCCAGGTATAATGGTTTTTGCAATGGTTGCCTCGTTTAAAATAAGTAAAGAAATTTCCATGATTTTTTTGTTTTTAATTCCTCTTTTGGCATTGGGGCTTTATTGCATAATAAAAAAGGTTTACCCGATATTTACGGGAGTTTTTAAAACTTATGATGAATTAAACAATGTTGTTCAGGAAAATATAAAGGGAGTGCGAGCCGTAAAGTCTTTTAACAGACAGGAGTATGAAATAAAAAAGTTCGGTAAAATTTCGGAAGCAATTTACAAAGGTTTTTCAAAGGGAGAGCGGTATGTAACTTTAAATATTCCCCTTATGAGGTTTTGTATTTACCTTTGTATGCTTTTAATTTCATGGCTGGGTGCAAAGGCGATTACGGCAAGCGGCAATAATCCCGATTTAGGTTTGACTACGGGAGCTCTTACGGCTTTGTTCTCTTATGCCGCACAGATTATGATGAGCTTAATGATGCTTGCGATGGTCTTTGTTATGATTACAATTTCGCGCTCTTCGGCAGAGCGTATCGCGGAAATTTTAAAAGAAAGCCCTACAATAAAAAATTCCGAAAATCCGGTTATTGAAGTAAAAGACGGAAGCGTAAGTTTTAAAAATGCCGATTTTTCGTACACGGCCGATACGGATAAAAAAATTATAGATAATGCAAATTTGCATATCCTATCGGGGGAAACCGTAGGTATAATAGGCGGAACCGGTTCTTCCAAAACCTCATTTGTTCAATTGATTCCGCGTTTATACGATGTTACTTCGGGTGAAGTAAATGTAGGCGGTGTAAATGTAAAAGATTATGATTTAGATGCTTTAAGAAATTCGGTTGCCTTTGTTTTGCAAAAAAATGAATTATTTTCGGGAACCGTTAAAGAAAATTTAAAGTGGGGAAATGAAAATGCAAGCGATGAAGAAATTAAAGAGGCTTGCCGATTGGCTTGTGCAACGGAATTTATAGAAACGATGAAGGATAAATACGATTCTAAAATCGAACAAGGCGGAGTAAATATTTCGGGCGGACAAAAGCAGAGACTTTGTATTGCAAGGGCTCTTTTAAAAAAGCCTAAAATTTTAATTTTGGACGATTCTACAAGTGCGGTCGATACTAAAACGGACGCTTTAATTCAAAAATCGTTTAAAGAGTTTATTCCCGAAACAACAAAGATAATTATTGCACAGCGAATTTCTTCGGTTCAAAACGCCGATAAAATTGTTGTCCTTAACGGCGGAAAAATAGAAAACGTAGGAAAACACGAAGAGCTTTTGGAAAAATGCGCAATTTATAAAGAAATTTTTGAAACACAGCAAAAAGGGAATTAAATAAATGGATAAAATTTATATACCTGCCGTTAAGCGGCTTTTATCGTATTTAAAAAAATATAAACTTACTTTAATCGTTGTTACAATATGTATTCTATTAAGTTCGACAGCCTCGGCGGCTTCTTCGATTTTTTTGCAAGTGCTTATAGACGGCTACATTGTTCCGCTGCTTGCGGAACCGAATCCCGTATTTACGGGATTATTAAGGGCTCTTATTTTTATAGGCATAATTTATTTAATCGGAGTCGCTTCTTCGTGGATTTACAGCCGCCTAATGATTAATGCGGCGCAAAAAACTTTAAAAAATATCCGCGATGAAATGTTTGAAAAAATGCAAAAATTTCCCGTAAAATATTTCGATACTCATACTCACGGCGATGTTATGAGCCGTTATACGAACGATACCGATACCTTACGTCAAATGATTACACAGTCTATGCCCGAACTGGTTTCTTCGGTATTTACGATTATTACGGTATTTTTTTCTATGTTGTACCAAAGCGTTTATCTTACACTTATTGTTTTAACCGGCATTTTTTCCATTTCCGCAATAATAAAATTTATTGCTAAAAAAAGCGCTTTTTATTTTATGCGTCAGCAGGAAACCTTAGGCAGTTTAAACGGCTATGTTGAAGAAATGATAAGCGGTCAAAAAGTAATAAAAGTATTTTGCCGCGAAGAAATGACGAAGTCGGATTTTAAAGAAAAGAATAAGGCATGGCAGGAAAGCGCTTCAAAAGCCAATACTTATGCTCATATTCTGGGGCCT is drawn from Treponema pedis and contains these coding sequences:
- a CDS encoding dihydrolipoyl dehydrogenase family protein; protein product: MYDVLVLGGGPGGYVAAIKAGRAGLKTALIEKNKLGGTCLNRGCIPTKYLLHTAEVFGSFAKNDLGLSGENLKYDINTVYEKKNAVVEKLVNGIEKLIENAGVEFFNGEGKITSKSSVEVNGQTLQFKNLIIATGSSVFAPPISGIENALTSDDILASSPVDFKSVIIIGGGVIGIEFATMYAKLGKEVTVVELEKTILPPFDRDLAMQQALVLKKQGVKIINGAAVTKIEKTGCTFTLKEKEEKITADAVIVCIGRIAEINNIGLENAGIEFDKRGIITDKFMQTNIQGIFAIGDAVKGNVMLAHNAENQGSLVIENLTGNCKKEKTISFRLAFIALRKLRPSGFRKRS
- a CDS encoding ABC transporter ATP-binding protein codes for the protein MFTVLSKSLREYKSTSIFAVLLTITEVVFEIIIPVCMSRLIDFGIERGSMYTVFKYGAALLVFALIQLTTGVFSSVTAAKAACGFAANLRQDMYDKVQTFSFANIDKFSTSSIITRLTTDVTNVLNSYQMLVKIAIRAPGIMVFAMVASFKISKEISMIFLFLIPLLALGLYCIIKKVYPIFTGVFKTYDELNNVVQENIKGVRAVKSFNRQEYEIKKFGKISEAIYKGFSKGERYVTLNIPLMRFCIYLCMLLISWLGAKAITASGNNPDLGLTTGALTALFSYAAQIMMSLMMLAMVFVMITISRSSAERIAEILKESPTIKNSENPVIEVKDGSVSFKNADFSYTADTDKKIIDNANLHILSGETVGIIGGTGSSKTSFVQLIPRLYDVTSGEVNVGGVNVKDYDLDALRNSVAFVLQKNELFSGTVKENLKWGNENASDEEIKEACRLACATEFIETMKDKYDSKIEQGGVNISGGQKQRLCIARALLKKPKILILDDSTSAVDTKTDALIQKSFKEFIPETTKIIIAQRISSVQNADKIVVLNGGKIENVGKHEELLEKCAIYKEIFETQQKGN